One window from the genome of Ensifer canadensis encodes:
- a CDS encoding NAD(P)/FAD-dependent oxidoreductase, translated as MALLDECEMAVVGGGLVGAALAWGLARSGTQTMVLDGEDLDLRASRTNFALIWVQGKGLGAPHYAHWSKTSAELWPEFAQTLAADTGIDVALSQRGGFSFALSAEELRDWRIELETIAAQSIGEPAPYEIFDPQALRERLPLIGRDVVGAIYSPTDGHVNSLRLFRALHAAMKHRGVEYRAHRRVDHIEPIAGGFRLTGEWGGVRARRIILAAGVDNERLAPMVGLRAPLKRSKGQILVTEKCAPFFSFASTTIRQADEGGVMIGDSEECTSSALTTNQDITAVLASRAIRVFPTLADANVVRSWTGFRVKTQDGLPIYEQSLTHPGAFIAICHSGVTLAANHALAVAPQIAAGTLSSALSPFHSRRFDAPKNA; from the coding sequence TTCTGGACGAATGCGAGATGGCCGTCGTGGGCGGCGGCCTCGTCGGCGCAGCATTGGCCTGGGGCCTTGCGCGATCCGGCACCCAAACCATGGTGCTGGACGGGGAAGACCTGGATCTCAGAGCATCGCGCACCAACTTTGCGCTGATCTGGGTGCAGGGCAAAGGTCTGGGCGCGCCGCATTATGCGCATTGGTCGAAGACTTCGGCCGAGCTCTGGCCCGAATTCGCGCAGACGCTTGCCGCCGATACCGGCATCGACGTGGCCTTGAGCCAGCGCGGCGGCTTTTCCTTCGCGCTGTCGGCTGAAGAACTCAGAGACTGGCGAATTGAGCTCGAAACCATCGCCGCGCAATCCATCGGAGAACCCGCCCCCTATGAAATATTCGATCCGCAGGCCCTTCGTGAACGCCTTCCCCTGATCGGTCGCGACGTCGTCGGTGCGATCTATTCGCCGACCGATGGCCATGTGAACTCGCTACGGCTCTTTCGCGCCCTTCATGCGGCCATGAAACATCGCGGCGTCGAGTATCGCGCCCATCGGCGCGTGGACCACATCGAACCGATAGCGGGAGGTTTTCGCCTGACGGGCGAATGGGGTGGCGTGCGCGCGCGCCGCATCATCCTTGCCGCTGGTGTGGACAATGAGCGCCTCGCACCGATGGTCGGCCTTCGCGCGCCGCTCAAGCGCAGCAAAGGCCAGATTCTGGTGACCGAGAAATGCGCGCCGTTTTTCAGCTTTGCATCGACGACCATCCGCCAGGCCGACGAAGGTGGCGTGATGATCGGTGACAGCGAAGAGTGCACGAGCTCTGCCTTAACCACCAATCAGGACATCACCGCCGTGCTGGCAAGCCGCGCGATCCGTGTTTTCCCGACGCTGGCCGACGCCAATGTCGTCAGAAGCTGGACCGGATTTCGCGTCAAGACCCAAGACGGCTTGCCGATCTACGAACAGTCTTTGACCCATCCGGGTGCCTTCATCGCCATCTGCCATTCCGGCGTGACGCTGGCCGCCAATCATGCACTCGCCGTGGCCCCGCAAATCGCGGCGGGGACACTCTCAAGCGCCCTGTCTCCCTTTCATTCGCGGAGGTTCGATGCTCCTAAGAACGCGTGA
- a CDS encoding (2Fe-2S)-binding protein — MLLRTREITDKLSFTFDGETHWAERGDTLALALLAAGVDVFRKSAVGGVPRAPYCLMGVCFECLVTVDGVQNRQSCLIEVREGMVVASQQGARTLTERECK; from the coding sequence ATGCTCCTAAGAACGCGTGAAATCACCGACAAACTATCCTTCACCTTCGACGGCGAGACGCATTGGGCCGAGCGCGGCGACACGCTGGCACTCGCGCTCCTGGCAGCCGGCGTCGACGTCTTCCGCAAGAGCGCCGTCGGCGGCGTCCCGCGCGCGCCCTATTGCCTGATGGGCGTCTGCTTCGAGTGCCTGGTGACAGTCGACGGCGTGCAGAACCGGCAAAGCTGCCTGATTGAAGTGCGTGAAGGCATGGTCGTTGCCAGCCAACAGGGTGCACGCACTTTGACGGAAAGAGAGTGCAAATGA
- a CDS encoding NAD(P)/FAD-dependent oxidoreductase, which produces MNAHTVTHAEQLAARYDLVVVGAGPGGLSAAIEASTAGARVLVVDENRCLGGQIYRAITRNTPERQPFLGEDYWKGRSIAAAFLDDMAVDYAPSTTVWDLVPADGARPCDNAVVGLSIGGTTRRIEARAVILATGAMERPMPVSGWTLPGVMTAGAAQIALKSIAGIPKGRTVLAGCGPLLYLLAAQLLDAGADITALVDTTDKRQRLPALRHLPDFLRSPYVAKGLALLIKVRRRTRIISNVSQLSINGTDKAQGVAFRAGGRHQTIAADCVLLHQGVIPNINLASAAGCEIEWNDRQRAFQPRTDRQGRTTTTGIFVAGDGAFIGGAQHAAVSGRIAALAALCDLGLTTPSSVGERAGRLEAERETYLRGRDFLDVLYRPAQQFRAPPDEGTIVCRCEEVTAGALRQAIALGPPGPNQLKTFTRCGMGPCQGRLCASTVTEMMAAERRVSPSGIGTYRLRAPVKPLRLSELAALPQTRDAVVAVTGRVPEEPSNLQTEKGNAP; this is translated from the coding sequence ATGAACGCACATACCGTCACCCATGCCGAGCAGTTGGCCGCGCGGTATGACCTCGTGGTCGTCGGTGCCGGCCCCGGGGGTCTCTCGGCCGCGATAGAAGCCTCGACCGCCGGGGCTCGCGTGCTCGTCGTTGACGAAAATCGCTGCCTCGGCGGGCAGATCTATCGCGCAATCACCCGCAACACGCCAGAGCGGCAGCCGTTCCTCGGCGAGGATTACTGGAAGGGCCGTTCGATCGCCGCAGCCTTCCTGGACGACATGGCGGTGGATTATGCACCATCGACCACCGTCTGGGATCTTGTGCCTGCCGATGGAGCCAGGCCCTGCGATAATGCCGTGGTGGGTCTGTCGATCGGCGGGACGACCCGCAGGATTGAGGCGCGCGCGGTCATCCTTGCAACCGGCGCCATGGAGCGGCCGATGCCGGTGTCGGGCTGGACGCTGCCCGGCGTGATGACCGCGGGTGCGGCGCAGATTGCACTCAAATCCATCGCGGGCATCCCGAAGGGCAGGACCGTTCTGGCCGGTTGCGGCCCGCTTCTCTATCTGCTCGCGGCGCAACTGCTTGATGCCGGGGCAGATATAACCGCTCTCGTCGACACCACCGACAAACGACAGCGGCTACCGGCGCTGCGTCATCTGCCGGACTTCCTGCGCTCACCCTATGTCGCAAAGGGACTGGCTCTTCTCATCAAGGTCCGCAGGCGCACACGGATTATCTCGAACGTCTCGCAGCTGTCGATCAACGGCACAGACAAAGCGCAAGGCGTGGCCTTTCGCGCCGGCGGTCGCCACCAAACGATTGCCGCCGACTGCGTGCTCCTGCACCAGGGTGTCATTCCGAACATCAACCTTGCAAGTGCGGCAGGTTGCGAAATCGAATGGAACGATCGACAGCGCGCCTTCCAGCCGCGGACGGATCGCCAGGGACGCACGACCACGACGGGGATTTTTGTCGCCGGCGACGGCGCCTTCATCGGCGGCGCCCAGCATGCTGCGGTCAGTGGACGGATCGCTGCACTTGCCGCCCTATGCGACCTCGGTCTGACCACACCCAGCAGCGTAGGTGAAAGGGCCGGTCGGCTGGAAGCGGAGCGCGAGACATATCTTCGCGGCAGGGACTTTCTCGACGTGCTTTATCGACCGGCGCAGCAATTTCGAGCGCCACCGGACGAAGGCACCATCGTCTGCCGCTGTGAAGAGGTGACCGCCGGAGCGCTACGCCAGGCAATCGCCCTGGGCCCACCGGGCCCAAACCAGCTCAAGACGTTCACGCGTTGCGGCATGGGGCCCTGTCAGGGCCGCCTCTGCGCCTCCACCGTCACGGAGATGATGGCGGCGGAACGACGCGTCAGCCCAAGCGGGATCGGCACCTATCGCCTGCGCGCGCCGGTCAAGCCGCTTCGCCTTAGCGAACTTGCGGCCCTTCCCCAAACCCGAGATGCGGTGGTCGCCGTGACCGGCCGCGTCCCTGAAGAACCAAGCAATTTACAAACAGAGAAAGGCAATGCCCCATGA
- a CDS encoding RidA family protein — protein MTERHLPTPIMHRVVEHNGIVFVGGTTCDDESLDMAGQTEEILAKIESYLAQAGSDKTKLLSVTIFITEMNLKPEMDAVWKKWLTPETFPVRATVGVADLGADTKIEVVVTAHR, from the coding sequence ATGACTGAACGCCACCTCCCCACCCCGATCATGCATCGCGTCGTCGAGCACAATGGCATTGTGTTCGTCGGTGGCACGACCTGCGACGACGAAAGCCTCGACATGGCGGGACAGACTGAGGAGATCCTTGCGAAGATCGAGAGCTATCTGGCACAAGCCGGGTCGGACAAGACAAAGCTGCTGTCGGTAACGATCTTCATCACCGAAATGAACCTCAAGCCTGAGATGGACGCAGTCTGGAAGAAATGGCTGACACCGGAGACCTTTCCGGTACGCGCAACCGTCGGCGTTGCTGATCTCGGCGCCGACACCAAGATCGAGGTCGTGGTGACGGCACATCGGTAA
- a CDS encoding amidohydrolase family protein, translated as MSEILIRNATIVAMDGSHGAAPFAGNVLIEGETIKAIGEGLSAGPGAHIIDGRGKLVMPGLVNAHTHSSETFLRGRYERMPLEIWLLYAYPLLMNDPIGERLLYLRSLLLAMESLRNGVTTFCDDFFDPPRHDLDRLSTVFRAYDDAGIRANVSSAVMNVHTLDALPFAREVMPPELQALLDFGPPLTANAYIDYCRSAFASLHGKSGRLHFMIAPSAPQRCSPDLMAACMDLAVEKHVPFHTHILETKTQAVTGHMLHGKSLIAYMHDLGLLKRNTTIAHSVWVSDEDMRLMGEAGVSVAHNAVSNLKLGAGIAPIRRLLDAGVSIGLGTDGVSSNDTARIFDVMRVAGLVHSAAGPDYERWVAADEILAMATIGGARTALLEQVTGSIEIGKAADLLILDLSSYPFMPLNDVAKHLVYSENGSSIETVMVAGRIVVQNGRLATIDEQSVFNEIAELVPAYLAEHADLERRNKIFEPVMAEIHRRATRIDIGLNRYQGDTADVRLKS; from the coding sequence ATGAGTGAAATCCTGATCCGCAACGCGACGATCGTGGCGATGGATGGCAGCCATGGCGCAGCGCCATTTGCCGGCAACGTCCTGATTGAGGGCGAGACCATCAAGGCCATCGGTGAAGGCCTCTCGGCCGGCCCCGGCGCACATATCATTGATGGACGGGGCAAGCTGGTGATGCCTGGGCTTGTGAATGCCCACACCCATTCCAGCGAGACCTTCCTTCGGGGCCGCTACGAGCGCATGCCGCTCGAAATCTGGCTGCTCTATGCCTATCCGCTGCTGATGAACGACCCGATCGGCGAACGGCTGCTTTATCTGCGCAGCCTGCTCTTGGCCATGGAATCGCTGCGCAACGGCGTCACCACCTTCTGCGACGATTTCTTTGATCCGCCCCGGCATGATCTCGATCGCCTTTCAACCGTCTTTCGCGCCTATGACGATGCCGGCATTCGCGCCAATGTCTCGAGCGCCGTGATGAACGTCCACACACTCGATGCGCTGCCCTTTGCCCGCGAGGTGATGCCGCCCGAGTTGCAGGCCCTTCTCGATTTTGGCCCGCCGCTGACGGCGAATGCCTATATCGACTATTGCAGGTCGGCCTTCGCCAGCCTGCACGGCAAATCGGGCCGGCTGCATTTCATGATCGCCCCCTCCGCGCCGCAGCGTTGTTCGCCGGATCTCATGGCGGCGTGCATGGATCTTGCGGTCGAAAAGCACGTTCCGTTCCACACGCATATTCTCGAAACCAAGACCCAAGCCGTGACCGGCCACATGCTGCATGGTAAATCCCTGATCGCCTACATGCACGATCTCGGTCTTTTAAAACGCAACACGACGATCGCGCATTCGGTCTGGGTGAGCGACGAGGACATGCGGCTGATGGGCGAGGCCGGAGTCTCGGTCGCCCACAATGCCGTCTCGAACCTGAAGCTCGGCGCCGGCATTGCGCCGATCCGCCGCCTGCTCGATGCCGGTGTGTCGATCGGCCTTGGTACCGACGGCGTCTCTTCGAACGATACAGCGCGCATTTTCGATGTCATGCGCGTCGCCGGCCTCGTCCACAGCGCCGCCGGGCCCGACTATGAGAGGTGGGTGGCAGCGGACGAGATTCTCGCCATGGCGACCATCGGCGGCGCGAGGACGGCCTTGCTGGAACAGGTGACCGGCTCGATCGAGATCGGCAAGGCGGCAGATCTCCTGATCCTTGATCTCAGCAGCTATCCCTTCATGCCGCTCAACGACGTCGCAAAGCATCTGGTTTACTCGGAAAACGGCTCCTCGATCGAGACCGTGATGGTCGCTGGCCGGATCGTGGTGCAGAATGGGCGCCTGGCCACGATCGACGAACAATCCGTCTTCAATGAGATTGCCGAACTGGTGCCGGCTTACCTTGCCGAACATGCCGACCTCGAGCGCCGCAACAAGATTTTCGAGCCGGTCATGGCGGAAATCCATCGCAGGGCGACCCGGATAGATATCGGTCTTAATCGTTATCAGGGAGACACTGCTGACGTGCGCCTCAAGTCTTGA
- a CDS encoding nucleoside hydrolase, producing MTRKLIILTDPGQDQAAAILMILGQRRAFDVLGLVATAGNINLDHTIANCLKLMELAGRPDIPVFAGCPHPIIRPLVMAEHVHGPTGLDGPDLPQPKIGPQEKHGVDFIIDTVRAHPGEITICSLSPVTNLAMALRKAPDIAGKIHEVIAMLGAYFEVGNITPTAEFNCYVDPEAADIVLRAGIRTTLLPLDVTHRMRSTPERLGAMRALGNRCSVATAEMLEFSETFDLGKYGWEGAPLHGPCVPAFMLAPEMFSGRQINVSVELNGTLTSGMTVADWWQITDRPKNVFYVTDGDPVAYYDLLLNSLGNLP from the coding sequence ATGACACGCAAGCTTATCATCCTCACCGATCCTGGTCAGGACCAGGCGGCTGCCATCCTGATGATCCTCGGCCAGCGACGGGCCTTCGACGTTCTCGGGCTGGTCGCCACGGCCGGTAACATCAACCTCGATCACACGATCGCCAACTGCCTGAAGCTGATGGAACTGGCCGGCCGGCCGGATATTCCCGTCTTCGCCGGTTGCCCGCATCCGATCATCCGTCCGCTTGTTATGGCCGAACACGTGCATGGCCCGACCGGTCTTGACGGCCCGGATTTGCCACAGCCGAAGATCGGGCCGCAGGAAAAGCACGGCGTCGATTTCATTATCGATACCGTCCGCGCCCATCCCGGCGAGATCACGATATGCTCGCTGTCGCCGGTGACCAATCTCGCCATGGCCTTGCGCAAGGCGCCCGACATTGCTGGCAAGATCCACGAGGTCATCGCGATGCTCGGCGCCTATTTCGAGGTCGGCAACATCACGCCGACGGCGGAATTCAACTGCTATGTCGATCCCGAGGCCGCTGACATCGTGCTGAGGGCCGGCATCAGGACCACGCTCCTGCCGCTCGACGTGACGCACAGGATGCGCTCGACACCGGAGCGTCTCGGCGCCATGCGGGCACTTGGAAACCGTTGCAGCGTGGCGACCGCCGAAATGCTGGAGTTTTCCGAAACCTTCGACCTCGGGAAATACGGCTGGGAAGGTGCGCCTCTGCACGGGCCATGCGTGCCGGCCTTCATGCTGGCGCCGGAGATGTTTTCAGGACGGCAGATCAACGTCTCCGTCGAACTGAACGGCACGTTGACTTCAGGCATGACGGTCGCCGACTGGTGGCAGATCACCGACCGGCCGAAGAATGTCTTCTATGTCACGGACGGCGACCCCGTCGCCTATTATGATCTTCTCCTGAATTCACTGGGAAACCTGCCATGA
- a CDS encoding VOC family protein yields the protein MTFAQRHPIQDVCILVTDLEASIRFYTQKLGFELRHRAPGFADFTGAGLTLALWERSHIEKHADVHVPKGSASAVLVAVRLDSPADIDVLYADLAKDGVTFINPPADYPWNARCLYFHGPDGETWELYAWLGGGAPGKVTA from the coding sequence ATGACGTTCGCGCAACGCCATCCGATCCAGGATGTCTGCATCCTGGTCACCGACCTCGAGGCGTCGATCCGCTTCTATACGCAGAAGCTCGGCTTCGAACTCAGGCACCGCGCACCCGGCTTTGCCGATTTCACCGGTGCGGGGCTGACGCTCGCGCTGTGGGAGCGGTCGCATATCGAGAAACATGCCGATGTACACGTGCCCAAGGGATCGGCATCGGCGGTGCTCGTGGCGGTACGGCTCGACAGTCCCGCGGATATCGATGTCCTTTATGCGGATCTCGCAAAAGACGGCGTGACCTTCATAAATCCTCCGGCCGACTACCCGTGGAACGCCCGGTGCCTCTATTTCCACGGGCCTGACGGCGAGACCTGGGAGCTTTACGCGTGGCTCGGTGGCGGCGCTCCCGGCAAGGTGACGGCATGA